In Mytilus galloprovincialis chromosome 1, xbMytGall1.hap1.1, whole genome shotgun sequence, the following are encoded in one genomic region:
- the LOC143074825 gene encoding tryptophan--tRNA ligase, cytoplasmic-like, with the protein MASEADKGAEEVQKALIDDDEDIVNPWDVVSSSAKGIDYSKLIKRFGSTEIDKELMDRMVKLTGKPTHHFLRRGIFFSHRDMHQILDLVEKKKGFYLYTGRGPSSESMHLGHLIPFIFTKWLQDTFDVPLVIQMTDDEKFLWKDLTIEETNKLAHENAKDIIACGFDKDKTFIFSDVEYISESTEFYKMMCKIQKLVTFNQVKGIFGFTDSDSIGKISFPAIQATPSFSSAFPQIFNGKKDVPCLIPCAIDQDPYFRMTRDVAPRLGLLKPALLHSTFFPALQGAHGKMSASDPNSSIFLTDSDEQIKTKINKYAFSGGKPTEEEHRKHGGDCDIDVSYQYLTFFMEDDAKLADIKSRYSSGKMLTGELKQELTNVLQKLVGEHRERRLNVTDDIVNEYMKSRKLKFVY; encoded by the exons ATGGCATCTGAAGCGGATAAGGGTGCTGAAGAAGTTCAAAAAGCATTAATTGATGACGATGAAGACATTGTTAATCCATGGGATGTTGTTAGTTCATCTGCTAAAGGAATAGATTATAGTAAACTTATAA AACGGTTTGGTAGTACCGAAATTGATAAAGAGTTGATGGACAGAATGGTCAAATTAACAGGAAAACCGACTCATCACTTTCTGCGAAGGGGCATCTTCTTCTCTCACAG agatATGCACCAGATACTTGACCTTGTTGAAAAGAAGAAAGGATTTTATTTGTACACAGGGAGAGGACCATCTTCAGAATCTATGCACCTGGGTCACTTGATTCCTTTCATATTCACAAA ATGGCTTCAAGACACATTCGATGTTCCACTGGTGATCCAAATGACCGATGATGAGAAGTTTCTATGGAAAGATCTGACAATTGAAGAGACAAACAAACTTGCTCATGAGAATGCCAAAGATATCATTGCTTGTGGTTTTGACAAGGACAAGACATTTATCTTCAGCGATGTAGAATACATTTC AGAAAGCacagaattttataaaatgatgtgTAAAATACAGAAACTCGTCACGTTCAATCAAGTGAAGGGAATCTTTGGATTCACAGATAGTGACAGCATTGGTAAAATTAGTTTTCCTGCCATTCAAGCCACACCAAGTTTCAGTTCAGCATTTCCTCAGATCTTCAATGGAAAGAAAGACGTACCTTGTCTCATTCCGTGCGCCATAGACCAG GATCCATATTTCCGCATGACTCGTGATGTAGCACCACGACTAGGTCTTCTTAAACCAGCATTACTTCATTCCACTTTCTTTCCTGCGTTACAAGGAGCCCATGGTAAAATGAGCGCAAGTGATCCAAATTCGTCTATATTTTTAACAGACTCAGAcgaacaaattaaaacaaag ATCAATAAATATGCGTTCTCTGGAGGAAAGCCAACTGAAGAGGAGCATAGAAAGCATGGCGGCGACTGCGACATTGATGTGTCTTACCAATATCTGACATTCTTTATGGAAGATGACGCTAAATTAGCCGATATTAAATCT aGATATTCAAGTGGTAAAATGTTAACAGGAGAGCTGAAACAGGAATTAACTAATGTTCTCCAGAAGCTTGTTGGAGAACATAGGGAGAGACGGCTAAATGTCACAGATGACATCGTCAATGAATACATGAAATCTAGAAAATTGAAATTTGTATACTAA